GGCGAAAATCACCGCGTTGGTGTGCAACGGGCGCAGGCGACCGAAACTGGTCCAGGGCAGGTTGAAGTTGAGTTCGGGCCAGACCAACTGGGCGGCGAGAAAAACCCCGAGCCCCATGCCGACGATGCCCCACACCACCGTCATAATGGCGAATTGGCGGACCACCTTGTAGTTGTAGGCGGTACTGATAGAAGTGTTCATGGTTCCCCATCCACGGTTCAGCTGAAGTGAAAGCGACTGCGCACGGCAAGGCGCGCTCACTTCTTCTGGAGTTATAGGCAGACTAAAAGCGAGGTAAGCATGGGCAAACGGCAAGGGGCTGTTATTGACGGGGATCAATGGGCGCAATGCGTGCGGGAACAAGGCTGGCTGTGGGATGTCGCGCGGCAGCCGGCGGCCGGCGAAGCGCTGACCCTGATCCTCGCCCATGGTGCCGGCGCACCGATGGACAGCGCGTTCATGAACGATATGGCTGCACGCCTTGCGGGGCATGGGGTCAACGTGCTGCGCTTCGAGTTTCCCTACATGGCCCAGCGTCGTCTCGATGGTGGCAAACGGCCGCCTAACCCGGCGCCGAAGCTGCTGGAGTGCTGGCGCGAGGTCTATGCCCAGGTGCGACCTCATGTCGCTGGGCGATTGGCCATCGGTGGCAAGTCCATGGGCGGGCGCATGGCCAGCCTGCTGGCCGACGAGCTGGGCGCCGATGCGCTGGTGTGCCTGGGGTATCCGTTCTATGCCGCCGGCAAGCCGGAGAAGCCCCGGGTCGCCCACCTGGCGCAGCTGCGCACCCCGACCCTGATCGTGCAGGGCGAACGCGATGCCCTGGGCAACCGTGCGGCGGTCGAAGCCTATGCGCTGTCGGCGGAGATCGAGTTGTACTGGCTGGCGGCGGCCGACCATGACCTGAAGCCGCTCAAGGCCTCTGGCCTGACCCATGAGCAGCATCTGGAAGCGACCGCGCAGAAGGTCGCCGAATTTCTGCGCCGGCTGCACTGAGCCCCTGCATCTTGTAGGAGCGAAGCTTGCTCGCGATTGCTCTTCAAGGCGATGACGATGCTGACTGACACACTGCATCGCGAGCAAGCTTCGCTCCTACAGGAGGGGCGGGGAGCTGGGAAATCGGCAATAAAAAACCCGGGAGGCGGGCCTTCCGGGTTTTTTATTGCCTGGGTTCAGCGGTTGAAACGTTCGACCAGCGAGTACTGCGTGTTGGCGGTGCGGGTCAGCTCTTCGCTGAGCTGCGCCGAGTTCTGCGCCTGTTCCGAAGTCTGGTCGGCCAGCTGCGCAATGGTGCTGATATTGCGGCTGATCTCTTCGGCCACCGCACTCTGCTCTTCGGTGGCGGCGGCGATCTGGGTGGTCATGTCGGTGATATTGGCCACCGCTTCACTGATGCCCACCAGCGCCTGGTCGGCTTCCAGCACCCGAGCCACGCCTTCCTCGGCCTGGCGATGCCCGGCGTCCATGGTCTGCACCGCGGTGCTGGCCGTCTGCTGGAGCTTGGCGATCAGGTTGTGGATCTGCCCGGTGGACTCGCTGGTGCGTTGCGCAAGCTGGCGAACCTCGTCGGCCACCACGGCGAAGCCGCGGCCCATTTCCCCGGCGCGGGCCGCTTCGATGGCGGCGTTCAGCGCCAGCAGGTTGGTCTGGTCGGCGATGCCCTTGATCACATCGACCACGCCACCGATCTCGTCGCTGTCCTTGGCCAGCTGGGTCACGGTCAGGCCGGTTTCGCCCACCACCACCGACAGGCGCTGGATGGCTTCGCGGGTTTCCCCGGCGATGTCCCGGCCGCGGCCGGTGAGGCGGTTGGCTTCCTGGGTGGCATCGGCCGTGCGCTGCACATGGCTGGCCACTTCCTGAGTGGTGGCGGCCATCTGGTTGACCGCGGTGGCCACCTGTTCGGTTTCCACCCGCTGGCGTTCCAGGCCAGTGGAGCTGTTGTGGGCCAGGGTGTCGGATTGCCGGGCCTGCTCATTGAGGTGCTCGGCGGTGTCCTGCAAACGGGTCAGGCAGGTTTTCAGGCGGGCTTCCTGGCTGAGGATCGACATCTCCAGGCGCGCCTGGGCGCCGCGGCTGTCGGTGTACATCTGGGCGATCAGCGGGTCGGAGGTGGTCTGCTCGGCCAGGCGCAGCAGGCGCTTGAGGCCGCGCTGTTGCCAGCTCAACCCCAGCAGGCCGAGCGGCACGGAAAGGCCGGCGGCGAGGGCGAAGCCCCAGGAGGAGTTGAGCCAGGCGCCAATCAGGAAGCTCAGTTGGCTGACCAGGATGAAGGGCAACCAGTCCTGGAGGATCGGCAACCATTTGTCCCGCTTCGGAATGGCCGACTTGCCCTGGTTGATGCGTTGGTAGAGCGCTTCGGCCCGGCGGACCTGCTCGGCGGTGGGCTTGACCCGCACCGACTCGTAGCCGACCACTTGCTGGCCTTCGAACACCGGTGTCACGTAGGCGTTGACCC
This portion of the Pseudomonas sp. MRSN 12121 genome encodes:
- a CDS encoding PAS domain-containing methyl-accepting chemotaxis protein, with the protein product MRNNQPVTQRERTFPAQQRLISTTDAKGVITYCNDAFVEISGFSREELVRAPHNLVRHPDVPAAVFAHMWATLKQGLPWMGIVKNRCKTGDHYWVNAYVTPVFEGQQVVGYESVRVKPTAEQVRRAEALYQRINQGKSAIPKRDKWLPILQDWLPFILVSQLSFLIGAWLNSSWGFALAAGLSVPLGLLGLSWQQRGLKRLLRLAEQTTSDPLIAQMYTDSRGAQARLEMSILSQEARLKTCLTRLQDTAEHLNEQARQSDTLAHNSSTGLERQRVETEQVATAVNQMAATTQEVASHVQRTADATQEANRLTGRGRDIAGETREAIQRLSVVVGETGLTVTQLAKDSDEIGGVVDVIKGIADQTNLLALNAAIEAARAGEMGRGFAVVADEVRQLAQRTSESTGQIHNLIAKLQQTASTAVQTMDAGHRQAEEGVARVLEADQALVGISEAVANITDMTTQIAAATEEQSAVAEEISRNISTIAQLADQTSEQAQNSAQLSEELTRTANTQYSLVERFNR
- a CDS encoding alpha/beta family hydrolase, translated to MGKRQGAVIDGDQWAQCVREQGWLWDVARQPAAGEALTLILAHGAGAPMDSAFMNDMAARLAGHGVNVLRFEFPYMAQRRLDGGKRPPNPAPKLLECWREVYAQVRPHVAGRLAIGGKSMGGRMASLLADELGADALVCLGYPFYAAGKPEKPRVAHLAQLRTPTLIVQGERDALGNRAAVEAYALSAEIELYWLAAADHDLKPLKASGLTHEQHLEATAQKVAEFLRRLH